The Gloeomargarita lithophora Alchichica-D10 genomic sequence GGCAAACCGAACGGCCAAACCGCCCCATACCAATGACCGCAAATTGATGACTTTGTTGCCGCCGCCGGTTCCAAAAAGCCTGCATGCACTTCTTCCCATTAGTTCTTCTACCCTACCAAAAAAGTCTCCTCTGGGTAATGGGTACGCAGGGGACGGGGTTCCCGGAACAAAGCCGCCATGAGCAGCAAGACCCCCACCCGACCGGCATACATGGTGAGGATGATCAATAATTTCCCCGACAGGGTTAAACCACCGGTAATCCCGGTCGAAAGCCCAACGGTAGCAAAGGCGGAAACCACCTCAAAAAACAATTGCAAAAAGGTAAATCCCTGTTCCGTTTCCGTAATTGAAACCAGACTGAGGATCAATAAAACCAACGACATGGAGCCAATCAAAACCCCAATCGCCTTATAAATCAACGTGGGCGGGATTTCCCGTTCATAGATAATCACCTCCTCATGCCCCCGCAAAATCGCCCGGGTTGCCCGCACCAACACCCGCAACGTCGTGGTTTTTATCCCTCCCCCTGTCCCCCCCGGACTGGCACCAATAAACATCAAAACAATGGTAAAAAACAAACCCGTGGCCGTCATTTGACCAATATCAATGGTATTAAAACCCGCCGTCCGGGGGGTAACCGCTTGAAACCAGGCGGCCAAAACCCGTTCCCCCCAATTCATCCCTCCGAGGGTGGCCGGATTGTTAGCCTCAATCAACCAAAACGCCACCGTGCCCATCCCCAAGAGAACCAGGGTGGTACTCACAGCCACTTTGGTATTGAGGCTAAAAGCGAATCGGTCAGGATATTTAGAAGTGAACCGTAGGTAAAATTCCAGAAGTACCTGATAGCCAATCCCCCCCAAAAGAATCAGACCCGTGGTCGTAACCACCAACAGAGGGGAATTAAAATAATTCATAAAACTATTGGCAAATAAGCTAAATCCCGCATTATTAAATGAATTAATGCTATGAAAAATGCTATGCCACAGCCCCCCCCAAAAACCAAATTTTGGGGTAAAAATTGGCAGTAACGCCAGCACTCCCAGAACTTCAATAGCGGCAGTAGCGATCAAAATAGAGCGCAACAAATTTTTGACCCCCCCCATCCCTGTTTGATCCAAAGCCTGTTGTACCGCCAGTTTATCCTTGAGGCGAAACCGTCGTCCCAGCAACAGCATCAGTAACGTCATGGAGGTCATGTACCCCAACCCGCCAATCTGCACCAACAGCACCAGAATCAATTGTCCCCAAAAAGAGTAATATGTACCAACATCCACCACCGACAACCCGGTGACGCACACCGCCGAAGTTGAGGTAAATAATGCCGTCAATAGGGAATTCCAGCCCGGAGCCTGGGTG encodes the following:
- a CDS encoding TrkH family potassium uptake protein, with the protein product MTPARTICLGFLLVIGVGTLLLWLPLSTQAPGWNSLLTALFTSTSAVCVTGLSVVDVGTYYSFWGQLILVLLVQIGGLGYMTSMTLLMLLLGRRFRLKDKLAVQQALDQTGMGGVKNLLRSILIATAAIEVLGVLALLPIFTPKFGFWGGLWHSIFHSINSFNNAGFSLFANSFMNYFNSPLLVVTTTGLILLGGIGYQVLLEFYLRFTSKYPDRFAFSLNTKVAVSTTLVLLGMGTVAFWLIEANNPATLGGMNWGERVLAAWFQAVTPRTAGFNTIDIGQMTATGLFFTIVLMFIGASPGGTGGGIKTTTLRVLVRATRAILRGHEEVIIYEREIPPTLIYKAIGVLIGSMSLVLLILSLVSITETEQGFTFLQLFFEVVSAFATVGLSTGITGGLTLSGKLLIILTMYAGRVGVLLLMAALFREPRPLRTHYPEETFLVG